In the genome of Caulobacter flavus, the window CCGTTCCCGGCTGCTGATCGGCGGCCTCCTGCTGGCCATAGCCGTACTGTTCGGCCTGTCGCTGATGAGCGGCAGGGTCTGGGCGCCGTGGAGCGCCTGGGTCGACCGCGCCGATCCGCGCTGGGCGATCATCTTCGAACTGCGCCTGCCGCGCACCGTGCTGGCCGTGGCCATCGGGGCGGCGCTGGGCCTGTCGGGCGCGGCCATGCAGGGCTACACCCGCAACCCGCTGGCCGATCCGGGCGTGCTGGGCGTGTCGTCCATGGCCGCCCTGGGCGCGGTGATGAGCCTCTATCTGGGCCTGGCCTTCACCGCGACCTGGCTGCTGCCGGCCTGCGCGATCCTGGGCGCGGGCCTGGGCGTGGTGCTGATGCTGGCCCTGGCCGGCACCACGGGGGGTACGGTGACCTTCCTGCTGGCCGGCGTGATCCTCAACACCGTGGCCAGCGCCGGCGTGGCGTTGGCCCTGTCGCTCGCTCCCAACCCGTGGGCGGCGCAGGAGATCATCAGCTGGCTTCTGGGCTCGCTGGCCGATCGCAGCGTCGACGAGGTGCGTCTGGCCGTGCCGCTGATCATCGTCGGCCTCGCCGTCCTGCTGACCCTGCGCAAGGCGCTGGACGCCCTGACCCTGGGCGAGACCGGGGCGACGGCGCTGGGCGTCAACCTGTCGGCGGTGCGGGTGATCCTGGCGGTCGGCGTCGGGATCGCCTCGGGCGCCAGCGTGGCGGTGACCGGCCTGATCGGTTTCGTCGGCCTGATCGCCCCGCACCTGGTGCGCCCCCTGGTCGGACACCGGCCGGGCGCCCTGCTCGTGCCCGCCGCCCTGGCCGGCTCGGCCCTGGTGCTGGCGGCCGACATCGTGGTGCGGCTGACTCCCTCGGCCGCCGAGATGCGGCTGGGCGTGGCCACCGCCGCCGTCGGCGGGCCGTTCTTCCTGGCCCTCCTGATCTCCATGCGCCGGAGGCTCGCATGACCGCCGCCCCTTTCCCCGCCGCCACGCTTTCCGCCGAGAACCTCAACGTCGCCCTGGGCGGCCGCGCCGTGCTGCACGGGGTTTCCGCCACGTTCCGAGCCGGCGAGGTCACCGCCGTGGTCGGCCCCAACGGCGCGGGCAAGTCGACCCTGCTGGCCTGCCTGGCGGGTCTGCGCAAGCCCGACGCCGGCGCCGTCAGCCTGGACGGCGCGCCGCTGGCCGCCCTGCCGCACCGCGAGCGCGCTCGCCGGATCGGCTTCCTGCCGCAGACGCCGGAAGTGGCCTGGGCCGTCGACGTCGAGACCCTGGTCGGGATCGGCCGCTCGGCCCACAGCGGCATGCGCGGCCTGTCGGAAGCCGACCGCCTGGCCGTGGCCCGCGCGCTGAAGCACACCGACCTGGAAGGCCTGGCCCGTCGCGAGGTCAAGAGCCTGTCGGGCGGCGAGCGCGGCCGCGCCCTGTTCGCCCGCGTGCTGGCCGGCGAGCCCAGCTGGCTACTGGCTGACGAGCCGCTGGCGGGCCTGGATCCCGGTCACCAGCTGGACGCCGTGGACCTGATGCGCGGCTTCGCGGCGCAGGCCGGCCAGGGGGTGATCATGACCCTGCACGACCTGGCCATCGCCGCGCGGCTGGCCGACCGGGTGCTGGTGCTGGTCGATGGCCGATTGATCGCCGACGGTCCGCCGCGCGAGGCCCTGACGCCCGACGTGCTGGCCCGCGCCTATGGAGTCACGGCAAGAGTGGTCGAGGGCCAGTCGGGTCCGCTGATCGAACTCGTGGGACGCCATGGCTGAACCGCTGCTGCTCGCGCCTCCGCTGGCCCTGCTGATCGAGGCCCTGGTGGGTTACCCGCAGGGCCTGCACAAGGTCCTGCCGCATCCGGTGACCTGGATCGGCAAGGCGATCGAGGCGATGGAGCGGCGATGGAACCGGCCCGAGACCTCCGAGCTGCGCCGCAAGGAACTGGGCGTGGTCACGATGGCGATCTTTGTCGGCGCCGCGATCCTGGTCGGCAGCATCCTGGAGGCGGCGTTCGACAGCGGCCTGCTGGCCACCCTGGCCGTGGCGCTGCTGGCGACGCTGGGACTGGCCCAACGCAGCCTGCACCAGCACGTGATGGCCGTCCTCGACCCGCTGGAGGCCGGCGACCTGCCCGCCGCCCGCGAGGCGGTGAGCCGCATCGTCGGGCGCGATGTCGAAGACCTTGATTTGCACGGCGTCACCGCCGCGGCCCTGGAGAGCCTGGCCGAGAGCTTCAACGACGGGGTCGTCGCGCCGGCCTCGTGGCTGACCCTGTTCGGCCTGCCGGGCCTGTTCGCCTACAAGGCGGTGAACACCGCCGACAGCCAGATCGGCCACATGGAGCCGCGCTGGCGCTCGTTCGGCTGGGCGGCCGCCAGGACAGACGACGTCATGAACTGGGTTCCCGCGCGCCTGGCCGGCGTGCTGATTTGCCTGGGCGCGGGCTGGAAGGGCTGGGCGATCATGCGCCGCGACGCCCGCAAGCACGCCTCGCCCAACGCCGGATGGCCCGAGGCGGCCATGGCCGGCGCGCTTGGCGTCAGGCTGGGCGGCCCGGCCCGCTACGATGGCGAGACCACCCAGCGCCCCAGCTTCGGCGATGGGCGCGCGCCGGACCTGACCGACCTGCGCCGGGGCTTGCGGATCTATCGCCGCGCCTGCGCCCTGCTGTGGCTGCTGGTGGCCCTGCTGTGCCTGGGCGGCTGGAGACTGACCCTATGACCTTCGTCCCGCCGTCCATCGCCGCCGTCGACCGAACGCTGGAGCCCAAGCTGCGCGCGAAGCTGGACGGCAAGGCCAAGCCGCCGGGCTCGCTGGGCCGGATCGAGGACCTGGCGGTGCGCCTGGGCCTGATCGCGGACAGTCTTGCGCCCCGCGCCGGCCGCACCGCCCTGCTGGTGTTCGCTGGCGACCACGGCCTGACGCAGGAAGGCGTCTCCAGCTATCCGTCCGCCGTCACCGTGGCGATGGTCGGCCTGTTCCTGTCGGGGCGGTCGAGCGTCAACGCCTTCGCCAAGGCCACCGGCGTGTCGGTGAAGGTGGTCGACGCCGGCGTCGCCGCCGACCTGCCCGCCCATCCCGACCTGATCGACGCCAAGGTTCGCCTGGGCGGCCGCAACGCCGCCCGCGAAGCCGCGCTGACGCCGCAGGAAACGCGCCTGGCGCTGACGCGCGGGATCGAGATCGCCGGCCGGGCTCTCGACGAGGCCGACGTGTTGGCCATCGGCGAGATGGGTATCGGCAACAGCTCGGCGGCCGCCCTGATGATGCACCGGCTGGCGCCCGCGCCGCTGAACGCCTGTGTCGGCCAGGGCACGGGCCACGACGCCGAGGGCCTGGCCCGCAAGACCGCCGCCATCGCCCGCGCCGCCGCCCGCAGCGACGCCGAGGACCCTTTCTCTGTGCTCGCCGAGTTCGGCGGCTGCGAGATCGCCATGATGGCCGGCGCGGTGCTTGGCGCGGCCGCGCGCCGGCGCCCCGTGCTGGTCGACGGGTTCATCGCCAGCGCCGCGGCCCTGGCGGCCGTTCGCCTGGCGCCCGAGGCGCTGGACTACTGCGTGTTCGCCCACGGCTCGGCCGAGAAGGGCCACGCGGCGATGCTGACGGCGCTGGGCGTCGAGCCTCTGCTCGATCTCGGCCTGCGGCTGGGCGAAGGCACCGGATCGGTGCTGGCCGCGCCGCTGCTGGCGGCGGCCGCCAACCTGCTGACCGACGTCGCCGACCTCGCGGACGTGCTGGGATGATCGGCCGCCAGGTTCAGTTGCTGCTCTGCGCGGTGCAGTTCCTGACCCGGCTGCCCACCCCGTCCCTGCGCGGCTTCGAGCCCGACTGGATCACCCGTTCGGCGCGCTATTTCCCGCTGGTCGGCCTGCTGGTCGGCGGGCTCGGCGCTCTGGTGCTGCTGGCGGCCGCCCAGATCTGGAACGGCTGGGTTCCGGCCCTGCTGGCGCTGGGCGCGGGCCTGCTGTTGACCGGCGGCTTCCACGAGGACGGCCTGGCCGACGCCGCAGACGGCCTGGGCGGCGGCCAGACGCCCGAGCGTCGCCTTGAGATCATGAAGGACAGCCGGGTCGGGACCTACGGCGTGCTCGCGCTGATCGTGGTGCTGGGCGCCAAGGCCGCGACCCTGGCCAGCCTGGCGCCGATGGACGCGGCCCTGGCTCTGCTGGCCGCCCACGGCATCGGCCGCCTCGCCGCCGTGGCGACCATGACCGCCCTGCCCCACGTGAGCGACCGCGCCGACGCCAAGTACAAGCCCGCCCCCGACGGCGTGAAGCCTCTGGAGGTGCTGGTCGCCGCGATCCTGGGCCTGTGGCCGCTGCTGCTGGCGCCGCCGATCGGCGCCCTGGCCGCCGTCGGCCTGGCGGCGGTCTTCGCCGTGGCCATGGCCCTGCTCGCCCGCCGCCTGATCGGCGGCTATGTCGGCGACGTGCTGGGCGCCGTCGAGCAGCTGGCCGAACTGGGCGCCCTGCTGGGCCTGGCCGCCGTGCTGGCATGATCCTGGCCGTCTGCCCGCTGAACCGGCTGGACGCGCACCTGGCCGCGCATGCGCCCTCGCACGTGGTCAGCCTGCTGTCGCCAGCCGCCGAGCCGCCGGACGTCTCGAACGCCGAACGCCTGCACCTGGCCTTCCACGACATCGCCGAACCGCGCGAGGGCCTGATAGCGCCGCACGAGGCGATGATCGACAGCCTGCTGGCCTTCGCCGACGGCTGGGACGGCGACCGGCCGCTGCTGCTGCACTGCTATGCCGGGGTAAGCCGCTCTACCGCGGCGGCCTTCGTCCTGGCCTGCCGGCTGGCCCCGCATCGCGACGAGGCCGACCTGGCGCGGGCCCTGCGGACGCTATCGCCTTCGGCCACGCCCAACCCGCTGATGGTCGCCCTGGCCGACGCGGCGCTGAAGCGGCAGGGGCGCATGATCTCGGCCATCGCCGCCATCGGTCGCGGCGCCGAGGCCTTCGAGGGCGAGGCCTTCGCCTGGGACCTCTCTCAGTAGGTGACCGTCGCGATCACCTGGTCGCCATAGGTCGCGGGCGACGGCGTGGTCTGGGCCGGGACACGGCCATAGAGCGTCAGCGGCTGGGCCCCGCCGGTGCCGCTTCCCCCGACCGTCAGCCCGGCGCCGGTTCCCCAGGGCGATCCCCGGGCCTCGTCCTTGTAGATGCCGTAGGTGACGTACTGGCTAGCGGCCTTCATGCGCCGAGCGGTGGCCGAGGTTCCCTGCTGGCCGTTGTCGAGCCCGATGGCGTAGGGCGTGTCCTTGGTGCAGGTCACCGACATGCTGGTCTGGGCGTCCTTGGCGGCGCTGAGCACCCCGACATTGCCGAAGCTGAGATTGCCGGTCGAGATCGTGCAGTCGGGGATCAGCGTGGCGCTGAAGGTGAAGGTGGCCGGCACGACCGGATAGCCGATGGTCACGCCCGCGCAGGTCAGCAGATTGAGGCCCCAGAAGAAGTTCTGGCCCGCGAAGCTGGTCGAGTAGGCGCCCGGAACGGTGGTGGCCGTGGTCGACAGGCGCAGATAGACGGTCTGGTTGACGTTGATCGAGGTGCCTGTCCCCGGACTGGCGGTGATCGTGGGCACCGTGCCGAACACCAGCAGCGCCGACGAGCCCCATGTCTGGGTGCGGGCCGCGTCCTGGTAGATCTGGAACCCCACGGTCGCCCCGCCAGGACCCACCATGTAGCGCTGACCCGCGCCGTTGCTGCCGCCCGAACCGGCGTCGAGGTTGGGACACAGCGAATAGCTCAGCAACGATCCAAGGCCCGTGCAGCTGAAGTTGAGCGTCGCGGTGGCGTCGACCGTGCCCGCCGTCAGCGGACTGAGGGTCGAGCCGAGGTTCACGCTGTTGATCGAGGCGGTGCAGCTGGCTGCGGCCTGCGCCCTGGACGGCGCGCCGAACCAGGCCAGGGCGACGACGAGCAACCCGGCCAGCGCCATCAGGCGCAGGCGCCAGAACCTAGCGGCAGACGGCGTCGACGACATGCCGGCCTCCCTCGCTGGCGGCCGCGCCCAGAACCAGGCGCGCGACGCATTCGTTCCCGTCCTCGACCACGACGCGCAGGTCGCCGTCGGCGATCGCCCCGGTCAGGAAGGTCTGGCCATCGTAGCCGACGATCGCGCGCTCGGTCACGCCGGGACGGATCACCTCGGCGCCCGGCGGCACGAAGCCGCCGTCAGGCCGATGGAGGGTCAGCAGCACGGCCGGCGGGCTCTTGCCCACGCCGAAGCGGACGATGGCGCCGCCGCCGGCCATGGGCGTGACGGTGCGTTCGGTCTGGTCGGCCTCCAGCTCCAGCGGCAGGTCCTGGCTGTCGATCGACAGGCGGTTGACCTCGAAGGCCTCGAGATTGCGCACCAGCAGGCGGCCGTTGCGGTCGCTGCGGCCTACCTTCTGGTTCTGGTAGAGCACCGGCACGTCGGGCGCTCCGACCTCGACCAGAGCGAAGGAGCCTTCCAGCCGGTTGGTCGCCGCGCCCACGCCGCCCAGCCAGGCCACGGCGCCCTCGACCTGCACCTGGCCGCGCGCGGCGCCGTCGGCGTACTGCACAGCGCCCGAGACGCGGGCGTTGCGGCCGCGATAGGCGCCCTGCAGTTCCGCGCCCTGCTGCGCGCCCTGCTCGATGCGGCCGCGCCAGCCGTAGCTGCCCTGGGCCTGGGTCTCGGCGCGGCTGGCCTCGACGAAGGCGATGGTGTCGCCGCCCTGGGCCTGGACGCCGGCCGTCGCCGAACCCGAGGAGCCAAGCGGTATCGAGATGCCGAGAAACGCGCCCGCGTCGCGGCGCTCGCCCCGGCTGGCGTAGGCGGTCACATAGGCCGTGACCCGATCGGCCAGGGTATGGCGCAGCGAACCGCTCCAGACCTGGCGGCGGGGTCCCGAGGCGGGTGTCTGGGCGCTGTAAGAGGCGCTGAGCACAGGGACGTCGCCGTCTCGCATCAGCCGCGCGAGGCGAAGCGGCGTCGAGACGGTGACCTGGTCGATGGCGCGCGGCGGCTCGTCGCCGGCCATCCTCCAGTTGCGATAGAAGGACGGGCGCGACGTCACCGACGCCAGGTCGCGGTAGCCGTCCGACGCCCGCATGCTCATGCCCGAGACGTAGAAGCCGGCGAACCGGCTGTCGAAGACCATGGCCGCCAGCGCGCCGCCGCGGTCGTCGACGTGGCTGGCGGCGAGCGAGGCCGAGACCACGCCCAGCCCACCCACCTGAACCGTCGCGCCGGCTCCGCCCTGCACGAGCCCGGCGCCGGCTTCCACATGTCCCTCGACCGTCAGGGCGTCGCGCACCCCGTAGCGCAGGCTGGCCGAGACGATCGGCGACCCGGCGTAGTCGGCCGACTCCACGCCGAAGCCGCGACGGGCGAACCCCGCCTCGGCCGAGAAGTCGGCCAGTCCCTTGCGCAGCAGCAGCGGCGTGGCGAAGAACGGCGCATCCACCGCCACCTGGCGACCGGCGGCGTCGGCCAGCACCAGCCGCACGTTGCTGTAGCCCTGGGCGGACGGCAGGCCGTCGATGCGGATGGGTCCCGCCCCCACCGGCCGGCTGAGGATCCGGCTGTCGTTGACATAGAGCTCCAGCGTCGAGGGCGCGGCGGCCGTGGCGGCCAGGCGCGGCGACGGCATGGTGACGATGTCGGGCCGAGTGGCGAAGTCGCGGCGCACCTGGAAGCCGGCCATGCGGATGGGCCGCGTCCAGGCGAATCCGCCGTTGATGTAGTCGCCGCCGCGCAGGCCCAGCATCCGCTTGGGATCGTACCAGGACCAGGTGGTGTCGAGCCGCACGATGCGGGTCTCGTCGCCGACGTGGCTGGCCGACACGCCGCTGGCCAGGGCGCCGAAGCGGCCGAAGACACGGCCGTCGAGGGCCAGCCCGATGGCGTCCACGCCCAGCGCGTCGTCGGCGTCGACCTGGCCGGCGTCAGCCGAGAGGATGTAGTTGAGCACCGCGCCCAGGTCCTGGCGGGGCGCGCCGGCGGTCTCGCGGCGCACCGACAGGTCAAAGCGCTGGATCGCCAGCTGGTCGATGTCGGCGGTGACCATCAGGCGCTGGCCGGCGTCGTCGTAGGCCGCCGAAAGCCCCTGGTTCGCGGCCAGCTCCACCATGCCCATGCCGGAAGCCTCCAGCCCAACCGCGCGCATCTCGTCCGCCCGCATCCGCAGGCGGCCGTCGGCCTCGCGCTCCACCGCCGCGACCAGACCGGTGTTGCGGCCGTTGATCCAGACTTCGAGCTGCAGGTCCTCGCGCAGGGTCGCGACGGCCTTGAGATCGGGGAGCGGCAGGTCCTGGGCCAGGGCGCTGGCCCCGCAGGCGGCGAAGACGGCGCTCAGAAGGGCCGCCTCAGTCGCTCTTGAGCGGCGCATCGATAGGCCCGGTGTCGGTGTCGGCGATCAGCCGAACCCCGGCGGCGGGCTGGAAGGCCCCCGCGGGCCAGGAGACTTCCGCTCCGGGCAGAACATAGCCCACCAGGCCCTTGCGTTCGGCAAGGACCGCGCCGGAGGCGTCGCCGATCCGCAGATTGGCCAGGCGCAGGCGGCGAGCGCCGGTGTTGCGGCCGACCAGGGCCGCGCCGCCGTCCTCGGACGACTGCAGGCGCCATTCGATCCGGGGCCGCTCGCGGCTCGATCCGAAGAACAGCGGGATGGAGTGGCGCATCAGAAGGGTGACCTGCCGGCCGGACTCACTGAGCGGCGGCGGCAGTTCGTCGACGATCAGGCGGTAGGATTCCTCGCCCTCGGGCGGACGGCCGTCCAGCCGGACGACGCGAACGGTGCGGCTGGCGCCCGGCTCGACCTTGGCGATCGGCGGGCTGGCGACCACGCCGGTTGCGGGGGTCAGGACGTCTCGCCCGCCGGCCTGCGTCCACCGGAACACCCGGATCTGGACGTTCAGCGGCGCGGCGTCGTCGTTCTGCAGCGTCAGGGTCGTCGCGTTCTGGCCCGCGGGCAGGTCCAGGCTCACGGGGCTGACGCGCAGCGACGCGGCGGTCGCCTGCGCGCCGCCGAGCGCGGCCAGGGCCAGGCCGGCCAGGAGGACGACCGTACGCATCTCAGTAGGTGATCGTCACCGCCACGAGGTCGCTGTAGGCGCCCTGGGCCGGCGTCGTCTGGGCCGAGACACGGCCGTAGGCGGTATAGGACTGCACGGCGCCGTTGCCGGTGCCGGCCTGGGTGTCGACGTTCTGGGTCACGCCCCAGACCTGGGTGCGGCTCGCGTCGCGGTAGAGCGCGTAGCCGACCGTGTCGTTGGCGGCGCTGGTCATCTTGCGCGCGCCCACGGTGGCCCCGGTGCCCGCCCCGGCGCTCAGCGCGACCGTATAGGGCGTGGAATTGGTGCACTGCACGCCGATCGTGCTGGTGGTGTCGATGTTGGCGTCGATGACCCCGCGTGAGCCGAAGTCAACATTCGAAGCCGACTGCACCTTGCATTCGCCTTGAATGGTCAAGTTGACCTGAAAGGAACTCGACGCCGTCGCAGCAGTCGCCGAACCAGATATCGCCATGAACGCCATCGTTCCAACGACGAAAACTGAAGTCGCTATTTTCTTCATGTCCGGCCGCCCCTTCTGGAAATTCGAACAGGATCTCACTCGCGTAAGACTTGCGGCGCTCGCCGTTGCCGAGTGATTAACGAGCATTAGGACTAGCTGCGACAGCCGGTCGCGGAAGTCGCGCTCCCCTAAGTGGAGAGTCGAAGAATCCACCTCCCCCGGAAGTGGAGAAATGTCAATTTTCGGGACCTGCTTTGGTTGAGCACAAAGGGAAACGCCGATTTTTGAACGCCGTTATATCGCGAGCGACTGACATGAATGAAAGTAGCTGGCGTCAGCCGCGCGACGTCGCGATGAGGGACGTTATGTCGCAGCCTTCGACGGCCCATGGGGAGCGGTTCGAGCGCCGATTTCGACGCCGCCGGGCCGGCTTTCGACAAAACCGGCCGCCATTCTCCAAGCATCGCGGCGTCGCGGCGAGCAGGATATCGACGTTCGACAGGCGCTCCACCGCACCGCCCCTCGAACGGCGCGGCCCTCCTCCCCAGCCCCGAGGCCGCCCGGCCGCCGTCTCGCCGCAGCCCCGACAGGCGAGGCGGCGGCCGCACGCCGCGCCCGCATGGAACACGGCGGCGCTTCGCGGCTTCCTTCAGCGGAGGAGCCAGCCATGCCCCACGTCCGATCCGTCCCGTCCGCCCTGCCCGCCGACGGCGCCGACAAGACCATCGACCTGCAGGAGCCCCGCAGCGTCCGCTACTGGACCGAGACCCTCGGCGTCAGCGAGGAACAGCTCCACACCGCCTGCGAACACGCAGGCGCGTCGGTGGAGGAAGTGCGCAGGTATCTGGGGAGCAACAGCTGAGGGGGCGGTGGTAGGCCTGGAGGGACTCGAACCCCCAACCAGACCGTTATGAGCGGTCGGCTCTAACCATTGAGCTACAGGCCCCCAGGGTCGCGCGGACGTCGGAGAGTCGGCGCTAGCGAGGACGCGTCGATTAGCATGGGCTGCACGCGGCTTAAAGGTGCGGTTCAGGTTGATTTTGCGACATGGGAACCAATCGCGGGTCGACGCACTGTCGTGTCCCCGCGCGCAGGAGAACAAGAACCATGATCCGCACCCGCTCGACCGTTCCGGCCCTGATCGCCGCCGGCGTCGCCGTCCTGGCCGTGTCGGCCGTCCCCGCCGCGGCCCAGACCGACGGCGACGCGGCGTTCCGCGCCACGACCTTCAACCTGTCGGCTGCCGGCGAGACCGCGGTCGCCCCCGACATGGCCACCATCACCCTGGGCGTGCAGACAGAAGGCGCCAGCGCCGCGGCGGCCCTGTCGGCCAACGGCGCGGCGATGAACAAGGTGATGGCGGCGCTGAAGAAGGCCGGCGTCGCCGAGCGCGATATCCAGACCTCGAACCTCAACGTCAATCCGCAGTACGTCTACGAGCAGAACCAGCCGCCCCGCCTGACCGGCTACCAGGCCAGCAACCAGGTGACGATCCTGGCGCGCGACCTGTCCAAGCTGGGCCAGACGGTGGACGCGGCGGCATCGGCCGGCGCCAACACCGTGAGCGGCATCAGCTTCGGCCTGCAGAACCCGCAGAAGGCCGAGGACGAGGCGCGCGTAAAGGCGGTCGAGGCCCTGAAGGCCAAGTCCGACCTCTACGCCCGCGCCACCGGCTACAAGGTGGTGCGCCTGGTCAGCCTGAACGAGGCCGGCGGCTACACGCCCTCGCCGCAGCCCGTGCCGATGTTCGCCATGGCCAAGCGCGAGATGGCCGACTCGACTGCGATCTCGGGCGGCGAACTGAAGGTGCGGATCGAGGTCAGCGCGACCTACGAGGCGCGCCAGTAGGCGCCGGGGTCAGCGTCGAAGCTGGAAACCTCGCTCCCTGCCGGGAGCGAGGTTTTTCTTGTCAGAAGCCGGCGCGGACGAAGGCCCGCTCGACGCGGTCCTGGATCTCGATGCCCGGCAGGGCGCGCTCGCCCTCCATGACCGCGAGGTAGCGCAGGCCCGAGGCCTGGCGGCCCTTGCCCGCCGGCACCGGACCCATGGCCCAGCCCACGCGGTTGGTCGCCGAGCTGTCGCAGCTGATGAACCTGGCCTCGCCGGCGAGGCTGGCCTTCAGCACGTCCTGGGCCGTGGAGGTCTTGCCCTCGCAGGTCGGCAGGTTGCGGGCGCACGAGATGTACCCGCCGCCGGTCCAGAGCACCTTGCCGCCCGGCTCGGCGATCAGCACGCAGGTCGAGGGCGAGCCGATGGCGCGGCCCACGGCCTGGGTCAGGGCGTCCTCGTCGACGCCCTTGGGCAGCTTGGGACCGCAGCCGGCCAGCGCCAGGGCGCCGACCAGAGCAAGAGCCAGGGCGGCGCCGGACCGCATCAGGCGGCCTGCTTGATGACGTTGCCCTCGTCGAGCAGCACGACGGTCGGGGCGTAGTTGCGCGCCTCCTCGGCCGGCATCTGGCAGTAGGTGACGACGATGACGGTGTCGTTCTTCTGCACCAGGCGGGCGGCGGCGCCGTTGACGCCGATCACCTTGGAGCCGCGCGGGGCCTCGATGGCGTAGGTGGTGAAGCGCGCGCCGGTGGTGATGTTGAGCACGTCGACCTGTTCGTTCGGCAGGATGCCCGAGGCGTCCAGCAGGTCGCGGTCGATGGCGATCGAACCTTCGTAGTCGAGGTCGGCCTGGGTCACCGTGGCGCGGTGCAGCTTGGCCTTCATCATGGTCAGAAGCATGGCGACGCCCCTTCTTATCTCGTTGAAACACTGGGATTTCGCGAGGTCGCCACACACATGACCCGC includes:
- a CDS encoding spore coat U domain-containing protein → MKKIATSVFVVGTMAFMAISGSATAATASSSFQVNLTIQGECKVQSASNVDFGSRGVIDANIDTTSTIGVQCTNSTPYTVALSAGAGTGATVGARKMTSAANDTVGYALYRDASRTQVWGVTQNVDTQAGTGNGAVQSYTAYGRVSAQTTPAQGAYSDLVAVTITY
- a CDS encoding DUF3606 domain-containing protein; protein product: MPHVRSVPSALPADGADKTIDLQEPRSVRYWTETLGVSEEQLHTACEHAGASVEEVRRYLGSNS
- a CDS encoding SIMPL domain-containing protein produces the protein MIRTRSTVPALIAAGVAVLAVSAVPAAAQTDGDAAFRATTFNLSAAGETAVAPDMATITLGVQTEGASAAAALSANGAAMNKVMAALKKAGVAERDIQTSNLNVNPQYVYEQNQPPRLTGYQASNQVTILARDLSKLGQTVDAAASAGANTVSGISFGLQNPQKAEDEARVKAVEALKAKSDLYARATGYKVVRLVSLNEAGGYTPSPQPVPMFAMAKREMADSTAISGGELKVRIEVSATYEARQ
- the panD gene encoding aspartate 1-decarboxylase yields the protein MLLTMMKAKLHRATVTQADLDYEGSIAIDRDLLDASGILPNEQVDVLNITTGARFTTYAIEAPRGSKVIGVNGAAARLVQKNDTVIVVTYCQMPAEEARNYAPTVVLLDEGNVIKQAA